In the genome of Bacillota bacterium, the window GTTCTCATATGGATTTGTACGCCACAGAAGCGTTATCTTGGTTGTCGCAAACATTGAACCAGATACCACTGACATTAGCAAAAGGGTCAAGCCGGTAATGATGAAAACCTTTTTCATCAATTAAACCCTCCTATTCGCCTTTCTTTTCAGTATCTTTCCATGGACAACAGGAAACCCAACCCAGCTCGCCGGAGATGGGCGAGCCAACCTATGCCCTCTATTAGGTGACCTATCCCTTTAGCCCCGTTATTACCACCCCCTGTATAAAGTATTTCTGAGCAAAGAAGAAGAGGAGAAGGCATGGCAGGGTCGCAACAAGTGATGCTGCCATAAGTAGATTCCATGCACTCATTCCATACATCCCGGTAAACCGGCTAAGCCCTAATGCTATAGTAAGCTTCTCAAAGCTGTTAAGATAGATTAGAGGGCCCATAAAATCGTTCCAGGTCCACATGAAAGAGAAAATTGCCACTGTTGCAAGACCCGGCTTTATCAAAGGCAGTAATATCCTCCAGTAGATATCAAAATAACCACACCCATCTATACGGGCCGCGTCATCAAGCTCCAGGGGGATGGTCATGTAAAATTGCCTTAATAGAAAAATGAAAAAGGCGCCTCCACCAAAATAGCTGGGTATAATGAGAGGTTTAAAGGTGTTCACCCATCCTAGAAGGCTGAACAAAATAAAAGTAGGGATCATCGTAACCTGAGAAGGAATCATCATTGTGGCCAGGACTAGCATGAAGAGAAGATCTCGCCCCCTCGCCCTTAGACGAGCAAAACCATAAGCCACTAATGAGGCCGAGAGTATCTGCCCAAGCATGGTACTGAAGGTGATCACTGTCGTATTCTTAAAGAATAGACCAAAAGGCAGGAAAGTCAGCGCCTCTTTGAAGTTGCTCCACACCGGAGATTTAGGAATCCATTCCGGTGGGAATATAAATACTTCATCGAGATTCTTTAGAGCAGTAGAAACCATCCAGAAAAGAGGTATAAGGATTATGATACTGGTAAGAATTAATGTTATATAAAGCAGACACCTGATGCCCGTCTCTACTATTAACCGCTTTCTGCTTCTACGCAAGGCTTTTGTCACCTCCTAGTGGTAGTTGCCTCATAATATACCCAGAGAGAAGAGGATCTGAATATCGCAAGTGTAAGTATCAATATTATTAGAAATAAAACCCAGGCTAACGCCGATGCGTATCCCATCCTAAAATATTGAAATGCATGCTGGTATAGATAAAGTACATAGAATAACGAGGCGTAGTGAGGTCCTCCTCCAGTCATAACATAGGCTTGCGTAAATACCTGAAAAGAACCGATAATTCCCATTATTAAATTGAAAAAGATCACGGGGCTCATCAAGGGTAAAGTAATAGAGCGGAACTTATACCACGAATTTGCACCATCTATCTCCGCAGCCTCATACAATTGGGTTGGGATCCCTTGAAGCCCCGCAAGGTAAATTACGATGCTACCGCCGACACCCCATAGACTCATTAAGACCAATGCAGGGATAACCCATTGCTCGCTCATCAACCACATTGGACCTTGAATATGAAATAGCTTGTGGAGTATGTAGTTTAGGATCCCAAATTCTGGATTAAAAATCCACATCCACAAAAGAGATACTGCTACTCCTGATACTACAGAAGGACTATAGTAAATTGTCCTAAAAAGGGCAAGTCCATATACCTTTTGGTTGAGCAACAAAGCAACTATTAAAGATACAATTATCCCTAATGGGACACTGAATAAGGAATATAGCGAGGTGACCTTTAGCGCCTGCCAGAATAGAGGGTCATGTAATAATCTTGATATATTCTCCAGTCCGACAAATCTGGGGGGACTAGCTATGTTATATTCTGTGAAGCTGAGTACAAGCGACGCTAATATAGGCCCGGCGGAAAAGACGAAAAAACCCAGGATCCAAGGCGAAATGAAAAGGTAAAAATAGCGTTCCTCAACACGTGCCAAATGGCTCTGTCGATGACGATAGGCGGGTGTGATGCTACTGTTGTGTCGCACTCCTGATACACCTCCCTAGATATACTGGTCTCCCTGAAGGACAGCTACCAATTTGACGAGATAAATTCACAAAGAGGATAGAGACAAGGGTCCATTGGAGAGTCAATAGGATGTACTATATTATTGATCCCCCCTTATTGCAGGATCCCACCATGTCACAACCTGAGTTCACGAAATATATAGGGAAACCTACGATTATCTCGACATTTTGTCAACCTTGTCTACAATTTCTGATATTGGTCGGATCGCGATCTATGGCAATTACTTAGGGATTCCTCAGCAAATACTCAATCGCAACAGTCCCGGTGCCTGTCAAGAACGAATCGCCCTTCAGGCTCGATCCTATGATCTCTACCCGGTTGGCTACTTCGGGTAAAAGGCGGGTCAAGGCAACTTCTTTTACAGTATCAACCCATATCTCGCCTGCCTCAGCCATCTCATCTCCGAGAATCACCATATCAGGATGGAAAGTGTTTATCAGGTTCACCACGCCATATGCCATGTACGTAGCAGCTTCCTTCACAAGAGCTACAGCCAGCTTGTCTTCATGCTTCGCAGCTTCAAGGATAGCCTGGAGGGTGAGTGGATCCACCTTGGAAAGAATGGTCTCCTCCATGCCTTCTTCTATCATTTTTTTCGCCTTTCTCAGAACCGCGGAGCCTGAACAATATATCTCAAGACACCCGTAGTTCCCGCACTCACACCTCGGTCCATTGAAATCTATGCTGGTATGGCCTATCTCTCCAGCCATGCCTGAGGAACCATGATATACCTGTCCATTCAGTATTATGCCAGCGCCCACGCCTCTCCCGTTCGCGACATAGATAAGGTTCTCGACTTCCTGGGCTGCGCCAAACCACTTTTCAGCAAGGGCAGCTGCATGGGCGTCGTGTTCAACAATCGTTTCAATATGGAATTCTGATTGAATGATTTCCTTCAGCGGTATATCACGCCAGCCCGGGAAATTGCTTATGAAGGCGACCTTGCCTTCTCTGATGCTGAGTGGGCCCGGAGCTGCTATTCCTATCGCCTTCACCTTATCAGCAACCCCACTATTCTGCAGTGTTTTCCGGATTGTATCCTTCACCGCAGTTAGCACTTCGCCAGCCTGCCTTAGCGAGGAGATCTCGACCCGTTCGGATTGAAGGAGCCTGGCATTGAGATTGAATAGACCGCATGTGATATAACCCCTGGCCAGACGCACACCGATGACGAATCGACTATTTGGGTTTATCTCAAGCGCAATCGCCCTGCGTCCCTTTCGCCCGACCAGCGCGCCCGTTTCAACTATAAGATCCTTTTCCAGCAGGTCCTTGGTGATATATGTTATAGTCGAAGGCGTAAGACCTGTCAGACTCGCCAATTCCCTCCTGGATATCCTGCCTTTCGAGTGAAGGATCTGCAACACAGTGGCTCGATTCTGAAGCTGGACATCCTCCAGGTTTTTCCCTGAATAAGGAAACTCATTTCTCCCATTCATTTACTGCACTGCTCCATTTAACAATCTGTTTCTTGAGTATGGGGTTCTTTATATATAAAGGAATCTAAAGCCTCGCACTCCATGCTGGCGTAATGGCGCCAAGAATCAATAACAGATGATCTCATGAATCTCTTTCAAGGCTTATGAATTAATTCCTTGAATTAAATCCAAGTCATAAATTCTACATCTGCGCCAGTTTTCCTTCCCGGTCGATAACCATAATTTAAATTTGGAGGACATGAAACCTGTATAAGTGGATAAGAGATCATTATCGAAAGGTTCCTTCCGGTTAGGGGAGGGGGTAGAGAGCACCCTCCAGAGGAAGGCGCTCCTTACCCATGATCTGTTTTCCAGCTGTTATCCAATCAAGTTCCATCGGTCATTTAAAGAAATATTGCTCCGGCACAGTATTACCAGGGGTCAGCTGGAGCCAGTCTGAAATGGCAGTCTCAGGGACATTCCTGAAGTGATTTTTCACGATCACCAGGTGCGGAAGCCCGCCCACCAGGCCGATATTCCAGATGTTTTCCGCGTTGATACGCATGATTTGTTTGGCCAGGGCTATCCTTTCATCGTCATCCGCTGTAAAAGGCTCACCATCAGACCATTTGATACCTTCCCTCGGATGAAAGGAGGGTTTTCGGAAACTCCCGCCGTCATGCTGATAATTAGTTTGATGCCCTCAAGACGGCAGTTTCCAACCTGGTTCATCTTTCCTCCACTGCCAGATATCCGCTAAACTCGACCCATTCAAATGGTTAGGCCTTCCATAGAGCCTGCCTGGCAACAAATCCCTTGCTACCTTATACTCCCATCTGGATATCCTTTATTGGTGATACAAACATAGAAAGGAGGTCAGATGGAAGATGCTCAGAAAACTTCGGAAAATCAAAGACTTCCGAGCCTGACTCCATGAAAGGCTATCCTCATTATTCCCCTCCTCCCAGAAAGAAATTACACGTTACGCCGACCTAATCGATAAAATGCACCTTCTCGACCTCGACCCAGCCATGACTCTTATCGCCTCTCATTACTCTCACACCGGAAGGCCTGCAAGAGACCCTTCGTCAATGTTTCGGGCCCTGCTTTGCGCAAAACATATTGGAATACAGGGTATAACCAAGCTCGTCTCACTCCTGAAATCCTCAGACATTCTTGCCACAGCCGCAGGCTTCCATCCTGATGACATCCCGGGAGTCGGCACATTCTACGACTTCATGTATCGCTTATGGGGCGAGGACAAAAAACGCCTTGCCATAGGTTCGGCCGGGACGCCCACAGAGACGCGTTCGTCTTCGGCTACAACATCCATACCCTCACTGCAGTAACAATTTCAGGTCCCCTCCCTGTGGCTCCTTCATGCCAGGCAGCATCCACCCACGACTGAATCATGTTCCTCATCGCCCTGAATACACTCCTGCTCTGCCAGAAGATGCGCCCAATATCTTGCCACAAGAAACCTATCTATGGGTTCATTGGGGACATGGCCCATGACATAAACTCCATCTATGAAACCCTTACATACTTCAAGATCAAGCCTTTCATCCCTTTAAACTCAAGGTCTAGGCGCATCCTTCCTGGACCACTTCGTATCGACCTCGACGGGACCCCTATCTGCCCCTCTGGCAATCGCATGTGCTACTTCGGTCTGGATAACCGTAGAAAACGCCTCACATGGCGCTGCCCCAAGATCTACGGCTCAAAGGCTGACAGAGAAAAGATCATCTGCACCTTTGGACCTTGCTCCAATACTCCATTCGGGCGAGTCATACACACCAAGCCAGCTTGGGATATAAGGGCACACCCTTACCCACCCAGATCATCCCCAAGGTGGAAGAAGACTTATACCCTGCGATACCAGTCTGAGCAAATCAACAATTTGATCAAAAACGTCTACGGCCTTGACGGCCAGAGATCGAGAAGCCGCTATCGCGTCTTCTGGGAAACCATCCTTTCTGATATCCTAGTCCATCTATCAGCCTGGGTAGCACGTATATCACCTGGGATCGTCAGATCCATTGCCTACCTTACTTATGGGTATTAACCGACGCTTGTGCCCCTGAGTCGGACTCTTCCGGCATTCATTGCTATTAAGCAAGAACACTCGCGCCCAAAATACATCATCTACGTCTGGTTCATAGAAGAGCCCGAAATTCCTCGGGCAGATATTCCCCCGTCAGACCTACAGAAGAATATCCTTATGGGCTCTCTTCGGGCCATGACCTGGCGGACTGCCGATTCAATAACTCGAATCTCCTCGACGCTCTCGGCTTCACGCAGCTTATCAAGAAGTTCTACATATTCCGAGGAACGATCAAGCTCATCCTTTTCCACATCAGCAACGATCGGCCACGAAGGAGGTTGTACTTCGCTATCTTCCCGGCTCTTCTCCTTCAACTTAAAATAGCTGGTCAAATTCCATGCGACATCCTAGTAAAGGCTATCGCGCATGCTACTGTGTATATGGACACATAGCAAGATTTTTGGAACTATATGTAATATGGCTGTCTAGAATAGACAAGCGTTTTGCCTCATGGCTTTAACCGCAATATCTCTAGTGATCTCCGGAAGCCTCACCCGCAGGACTTTGTCATGCACGCTCTCTATCTTCTCCTCGATGGCTTTCCCTTCAAAAGTGTCCCACAGGATGATCTTATATGTGCCATTTTGCCATCCCGTCAGCGCCATTTCGCAAGGAGAATGAGCGGGAATTGGCTCGGGCGCGCCTTCGCGCTGTATTCCGCCAGATGGCTTATTCTGCACCCAGATGAGAGTCGTGTTTCTCCCGCGAATGCCAAAATAGCGTAGTCGTATTCCGCCCTTGAGGTCACCACATGTAAATCTCGCGTCTTCTATCCGGCGAAACTCCTCGCCCGGGAAGTCTATTCCCTCGATAAACCCGGCGAGCGCCCTGAAATGGAAGTAAAGATCATGAGGATGAATATGGTTATCCCACCACCAGGACATGGCGCCCCCGGCGGCCCCAGAGAGCAGGCTACTCCATATGGCATCGTGGATCGCAAGCCCCTGAGGATCAACCACTGCATCGCGCCCGCTGACATCAAGGCCAAATTCCCCGACATAGTGTGGCTTACCGTAGGCTTCTTTCCGCTGTATGAGCCGCACAAGAGCTGACTCAGGATCGCCGTTTCCGTAACGGTGCGTCTGAACGTAATCAATGCCCGCCAGCAGATCTATTTCCGGCTTTCCCTCCGGACGGGAGAAGCTCGTTGTTATGAGATGCTTCCATGGGTCAATTGACCTTAGAAATTCGGCCATCTCCTCGTGCCAATTCTTTACTTCGCCACCACGATAGGCTACAGGCGAGATTATGTCCACCTCGTTCCAAAACTCCCAGCTGAGCACATGGGTTCTATAGCCATACCGCGCTACAAGATAGCGGAGCTTGTTGCGATAAAGGCGCAGCATTTCAGGATTGGTCCAAAAATCTCCAGGTTCCTGCAGAGGACCGCCGTTTGCCACATTGTGGGGAGTTTGCTCCCAAAAAGGATATGACCCGTCACGTCCCAGGCGAAGCTCATTGTAACTATCCAGGCAGAGCATCACATAAAGCCCGAGGCGCTCCGCCAGGTCCAGCACATAGTCAAGTCTCCAGGCACTGGCGAGGTCGATTTTCCCGACGGCGGCCCTCTCAAGAGCCAACGTGGCCCATGCCGGCCCTAGCCATACCCGGAAATAATTACATCCCGCTCCTGCATATGCAGAAAGCCAATCATCGTAATCAAAAGTGCCCCTTGGGCCCGCCCAGCATATATTTGCCCCAATTGGCACGTAAGGGATTCCATTGTCGAAGGCGAAGTACCGGCGATCCTTCGTGCTGACTCGCACATATCCAGGATTGGGCGAAGGAATTGCCTCGAATGAGAATTCTTTCGACTTAGCCATAGCCCCGGTGCGATCTCGTGCTGTGATGAAGAATCGATAGATGCCGGTTTCGGTTGGCGCAAACCGGATTCTCCACTCAGGCTCGCCTTCGGGTATCAATATTTCCTGAGCTCCTTTTAGCTCCCTCCGGTAAGGCCGGTATAGGAATCCCGGTACCTTGCACTCCTTGCCATCAGGTCCGTGGAAATGCGCGGCAATATCTATCTCTTCTGGATCGAATGCATTGTTATACGTCCCCTGCACATCGAGACGTATCTCAAGGCACTCGTACCTGGGCACGGACCGCGGTTCCCACCCTATAGAATTGATGCAGAGCGGCCTATCATCCTGGAATCCTTCTTGCCCGCAGGCAAAAGCAGGCGCCATGATGACCAGCGCCATGGCGCACATGAAAGCCAAAATCCATGTCAGAAGTTCCATAATCCATTGCCCCTTCCTTAAACGAGGTGGCAGGCAACCCTATGCTCCGGTGAGACTTCTTTGAATTCCGGTTCGGCCTCATCACACGCCGGGACGGCAAATGAACACCTGGCTTTGAACCTGCATCCTTTTGGAAGATCTATGGGGGAGGGTATTTCACCCTGGAGGGACGCAAATCTCCTGGCCGGCCTTCCGTCCCTCGGAATCCTAGGGACCGCGGCAAGCAACGCGCGCGTATAAGGATGAACTGGATTGCCGTATATTTCATCTTTGGGACCTACCTCTATGAGCTTCCCAAGATACATAACCGCTACCATATCCGATATATATTTGATCACCGCGAGGTCGTGGGATATAAACAGGTAGGATATGCGAAATCTTTCTTTTAGATCCTCGAGTAAAGATATTATCTGAGCCTGTATTGAAACATCAAGGGCCGAGACTGGTTCATCGCAAACGATGAGTTTTGGATTCAGGGCCAGGGCTCTAGCTATGCCCACCCGTTGCTGCTGACCGCCGGAGAATTCATGTGGAAAGGAATTTATGAATTCCCGCCCTATCCCCACTATATCCAGGAGTTCCATGACCCTCTCTTTTCTCTCTTTTGTCGTGCCTACATTATGAATGATGAGGGGATCCTCTATAGCCTGACCTATGGTCATTTGCGGATTCAAAGATGCCAGAGGATCCTGGAAGATTATCTGCATATGCCTCCGCTTTGCTCTCAGGGCTTCCCCGTCGAGCCTTCTTATATCTTCGCCATCGAAAATTATCTCCCCGGCATCTGGTTCTATGAGCCTCAATACGGCCCTTGCGAGGGTGGACTTCCCTGATCCACTTTCACCGACAAGGCCAAGGGTTTCCCCTTCCTTTATGGTCACAGAGACTCCGTCGACAGCTTTAAGGGGCCTTCTTCCTCTCATGAAATATTTGCGCAGTTCTTTTACCACGAGCGTATCAAGCATATGCCCCATCCCCCTCTGCAAAATGACAAGCGACATAATGAGAGTCCGCAACTTCTTTTAGTTCCGGCATACTATCCCTGCATATATCTACAGCGCGCTTGCATCGTGGGTGGAATCTGCAACCAAAGGGTGGATTCTTCAGGTTGGGCGGATTGCCCGGAATTGGTTCCAGTCTGCTATCCTCTACATCGATATCCAGGGTTGACCTCATGAGGCCTATTGAATAAGGGTGAAAGGGGCGCATGATGAATTCCTCAGTCGGCGCCATTTCCACTATTCTTCCGGCATACATGACCGCAATGCTGTCACAGAAATTCGTCGCTATGCCGAAATCATGGGTTATGATTATGACGCTCATGTTGAGCTCTTCTTTCATGTCCTGGATTAGGTTCAGTATTTGAGCTCTCACTGTAACATCTAAAGCGGTGGTAGGCTCATCGGCGATGAGAAGCTTTGGCTTACACGCCAGAGCCATGGCTATCATGACCCGCTGGCGCATGCCGCCGGAAAACTGGAAAGGATAGTCGAAGAACCTTCCCCTGTATTCGGGGATCCCGACCCTCTGCAGGAGTTCCAGAGCCCTCGCGCGCGCCTCCTCGCTGGAAGCGACTCTATGCCATATCAGGGGTTCTATGAGCTGCCGGCCTATGGTAAGTGTGGGGTTCAGGCTCGTCATTGGATCCTGAAACACCATCCCTATCTCTTTTCCTCGTATTTCCCTGAGTTCGGCCCTATTCAGCTTGAGAAGATCCCGGCCGTCGAATATGGCCTCGCCTCCCTCTATCCTTCCATTACTCCTCAGAAGGCCTAGGAGAGAAAGAACCGACACAGATTTCCCTGACCCGCTCTCCCCTACCAGACCTAGGGTCTGCCCGTATTTCAGGGTGTAACTTATGCCATCTACAGCCTTTACCACCCCGTCGCTTCGGTAAAAATAAGTCTTCAAATCACGCACTTTAAGCAATTCGGCCATATCAAGTCTCACTCCTCGGATTGAGCGCATCTCTGAGACCGTCACCTAGGAAAGTAAAGCTGAGAAGTGTAATGCCGAAGGTCAAAGCGGGCCAGATCAACAAGTGCGGGAATCCCATAACCATTCCCATGCCTGCTCCTATGAGGTTGCCCCAGCTTGGCATCGGGGGCCTAACGCCCATGCCGATCAGGGCAAGGCCGCTTTCCATCATCATGGCGTTAGGGATCCCGAATGCAAGGCTTATTATTATAGGGCCAAGGATATTGGGAAGGATATACCTCCTGATTATGTGACTATCCCTCGCCCCCAAGGCTCTTGCAGCCTCCACGAATTCCTTTTGTTTCAATGCCAGGACCTGGCCCCTGACCAGCCTGGCAAGACCGGCCCAGCCTGTAATGCCTATCGCCAGGAAAATAGTGAATAGTCCTCTCCCCATGACTGTGACGAGGATAACATTGAAGAGGAAGGTAGGAAATGCAAACATTATGTCGACTATCCGCATCAATATGATATCCAGAAGGCCGCCACGGAATCCTGCCATTGCCCCCAATGTTGTGCCTATAATAAGAACAACCGCCTGGGAACCAAAGGCCACGATCATTGCATTCCTCAGGCTGTATATAAGCCTACTGAACATGTCCCGGCCAAGGTCGTCGGTCCCGAAGATGAAATGTCTATTGGGAGGTTCGAAGGCATGTTCATAATGAGCTTCATCGTATCCATACGGTGCCAACCATGGTGCAAGGACGGCTACCAAGATCAAGATTATGACGAAAATCCCGCCTGCGATAGCCATCCTATTTTTACTGAGCCTTCTCCAGGCGGCCCCCCAGTAACTTGAAACATGTGCCCTTTTCCCGGTTCCGGGGGAATGCCTCGGTTTTTCTATTCTGACTTCCATACAACCCCCTCCACCATGACTATTGGAATTTTATCCTTGGGTCAAGCAAGGCGTATACAACATCAACAATCAGATTCATCACCATTACCGCTAGGGCAAGGATGAAAGTTGAGGTTACAAGAAGGGGGTAATCCCTCATAGCGGCGGCATTGACGAAAAGCTGGCCGAGTCCCGGGACCCTGAAGATATTCTCAATCCACACCGTTCCCACCAGGAGGAACGCTATTTGAGGCCCCAGGATAGTGACTATAGGTATCAATGAATTCCTCATGGCATGTCCGAATATGACTGCCCTATCAATCCCTCCCTTGGCATAAGCAGTTCGTATGTATTCCTGATTTATAATGTCAAGCAGGCTCGCCCGCATATATCGGGCTATCCCGGCCATTGGACCCAGAGCCAGAGTCACGACTGGAAGTATCATCTGCTTTGGACTTTCCCACCCTGACGTAGGGAGCAGACGCAGGTAAACGCTCAGGCATATGACAAGAATCACAGCGATAACATAGGGCGGTATAATTGTGCCGATCATTGAGACGAACATGGCGGAATAATCAATCCAGGTATTCCTCTTTAAAGCCGCTATAACCCCAAGCGGAATGCCCAGCACTATGGCCAGCCCTATGCTCAAAAGCGATAATGTGAGGGTCACCGGGAACTTCATCCGTATAAGTTCCTCTATGGTCATGGTAGGGTTGGAAAATGAAGGCCCGAATTTGAACACAAAGGCATCCTTGAGATATCTAAGTATTTGCTTCCATATAGGCTGGTTTATGCCATACTTATTTTCAAATCCCTTTATGAGGACCTGCATTTGCTCCGGGGTGACAGATGTAGATCTTGCGGCAGAGGAGAAGCGCTGGATGTCAAAGAAGTTTCCCGGGGCGAGATACATGAGATAGTACGTTATGGTTATTATGATCACCATGGAAATGACGATGGTCACCAGACGTCTGGCAATGTACCGCAGCAGGGCCATACATCACACCCTCCGTTTCTAGGGGGGCTTTGACGCCCCCCTCCGGCCATTTCCTTCAAGTCGCGTCAAATGGTCAAATCCTATTTGACTTTTAAGTATTTGAAGTTGAACACCTGAGGTCCCCATGAGAATTTATAGATCATCACGCCCTCGAGATTGGGCCTCTGTACGTATTGTATTTTATCTGTATAGAGAGGGACCATATAGGCTTGATCGAGGATTATCTGAAGCCCCTTTGGCACTATTTTCATTGCTTCTTCAAATGGTAACCTGCCTGCAGCATTGTGAATTCTCCTTGCCATCCTGTTGGTCTCATTCATGCCCAGGTATTGCAGCTGGAGTTCCTCCTCGCTTATAAGGACCCTATTGGCCTGCCTCCAGTACTCAGTCTTTTGGTTGGCATCCCTGGCTTTTTGCCACTTTTCGTAAAGATCATCAACCTGCTCATCAAAGGTGGGCTTTATGCTCATAGCCTCCCGCCAAAGCTTATCCGGCTCCTTTGCAAGGATCTCTTTCTTGGAGGCGACCAGTTTCGCCTTCTTATCCAGGATCGCCTTCCAATCGGCGTCAGTCTGCCCACCTTCCTTCCTCAGAAAAGCGTCCCACTCTTGCTCGAGCTCGTAGGACTTCTTCCTAATGCTAGCAGGCATGTCGTAAAACCACATAGTGTGACATGCATTCTTGAAAAGTGCTTCACCGCTGAAGGAATTCATGGGCGCCCCTATCAAGGTAAAACCTGCGCCGGCATCAGGCGCGTAGTTACCCCAGACATATGTGCTCCAATAGAGACCGCTTTCGATGTTCTCTATGGCTACCTTGATCCCGAGATTCCTCTTCCACTGATCCACCAGAAATTCCGCCACTGGATTGCTAGCGCCGGTTATATAGAATTTCAGCACCGGGAGGCCGCTCCCATTTGGATATCCTGCCTCAGCAAGAAGCTTCTTGGCCTGCTCAGGATCATAAGGTATCTCCTTCAGGTTGGCGCCGATTGGGTCATTCTTGGTCCAGTAGGAACCAGTCGCGATCGCTCTTCCGCCCAAAACTGTCTTGACCAAAGCTTCCCTATCAATTGCCATCGCCAGCGCCATCCTGAGTTTCTTATTGTCCAGGACCGGGCTAAACCCACGTGATATCTGATAACCCTGCCAGAAAAGGTCATTTAAGGTTTCCTTGAAGTGCTTTGAAAGCTCTCGATTGGCCTTTACGTATTTGAATTCCCCTACATTGGTTATCCAGGCCAGATCAAGCTCTCCTGCCTCATATGCCTGGAGTCCGAGGCCTCCAAACTTGAGCACGACTTTATCCACATTGCCGCATTCCCCGACATAATTCAGATTTTTGACAAGCACGCATTCCTTGCCGGGAGTCCAAGATTTCACCACATATGGCCCGTTGCCCACGAAATGTTCGGGCTTCCACCAGTCGTTGGGGTAGGCTTCGACCGTTTTCCTGTGGACAGGAGCCGCCCCGCCTATAGCGAGCCAGCAGTGGAAGTCGAACCTGGGCCGATCAAGGGTGAACTGCAGGGTATAGTCATCAAGGGCCTTCACCCCAAGCTGCTCAGGTGGAAGGGAGCCTCCCTTCACCGCCCAGGCGTTTTTGACATACTGGAGAGGACTCGCCCAGTAGGGGACGTCGGGAAGCGCGGGGCTCGCATAGTAGCGGAAGGACCACTCGAAATCCCGCGCTGTAACCGGATCACCGTTAGACCACTTCTTCCCCCTTTTAAGCGTTATGGTCCAGGTCTTGCCATCTTGGGAGTAAGTATATTTCTCCGCCACAGCAGGAACAACTTTGATTTCTCCGAGATTGCCGGGGTCAGGGGCGTAACCAAAGAGGCCTTCATAGATTGTT includes:
- a CDS encoding carbohydrate ABC transporter permease, which translates into the protein MTKALRRSRKRLIVETGIRCLLYITLILTSIIILIPLFWMVSTALKNLDEVFIFPPEWIPKSPVWSNFKEALTFLPFGLFFKNTTVITFSTMLGQILSASLVAYGFARLRARGRDLLFMLVLATMMIPSQVTMIPTFILFSLLGWVNTFKPLIIPSYFGGGAFFIFLLRQFYMTIPLELDDAARIDGCGYFDIYWRILLPLIKPGLATVAIFSFMWTWNDFMGPLIYLNSFEKLTIALGLSRFTGMYGMSAWNLLMAASLVATLPCLLLFFFAQKYFIQGVVITGLKG
- a CDS encoding sugar ABC transporter permease; translated protein: MTPAYRHRQSHLARVEERYFYLFISPWILGFFVFSAGPILASLVLSFTEYNIASPPRFVGLENISRLLHDPLFWQALKVTSLYSLFSVPLGIIVSLIVALLLNQKVYGLALFRTIYYSPSVVSGVAVSLLWMWIFNPEFGILNYILHKLFHIQGPMWLMSEQWVIPALVLMSLWGVGGSIVIYLAGLQGIPTQLYEAAEIDGANSWYKFRSITLPLMSPVIFFNLIMGIIGSFQVFTQAYVMTGGGPHYASLFYVLYLYQHAFQYFRMGYASALAWVLFLIILILTLAIFRSSSLWVYYEATTTRR
- a CDS encoding ROK family transcriptional regulator: MNGRNEFPYSGKNLEDVQLQNRATVLQILHSKGRISRRELASLTGLTPSTITYITKDLLEKDLIVETGALVGRKGRRAIALEINPNSRFVIGVRLARGYITCGLFNLNARLLQSERVEISSLRQAGEVLTAVKDTIRKTLQNSGVADKVKAIGIAAPGPLSIREGKVAFISNFPGWRDIPLKEIIQSEFHIETIVEHDAHAAALAEKWFGAAQEVENLIYVANGRGVGAGIILNGQVYHGSSGMAGEIGHTSIDFNGPRCECGNYGCLEIYCSGSAVLRKAKKMIEEGMEETILSKVDPLTLQAILEAAKHEDKLAVALVKEAATYMAYGVVNLINTFHPDMVILGDEMAEAGEIWVDTVKEVALTRLLPEVANRVEIIGSSLKGDSFLTGTGTVAIEYLLRNP
- a CDS encoding DUF5060 domain-containing protein — its product is MELLTWILAFMCAMALVIMAPAFACGQEGFQDDRPLCINSIGWEPRSVPRYECLEIRLDVQGTYNNAFDPEEIDIAAHFHGPDGKECKVPGFLYRPYRRELKGAQEILIPEGEPEWRIRFAPTETGIYRFFITARDRTGAMAKSKEFSFEAIPSPNPGYVRVSTKDRRYFAFDNGIPYVPIGANICWAGPRGTFDYDDWLSAYAGAGCNYFRVWLGPAWATLALERAAVGKIDLASAWRLDYVLDLAERLGLYVMLCLDSYNELRLGRDGSYPFWEQTPHNVANGGPLQEPGDFWTNPEMLRLYRNKLRYLVARYGYRTHVLSWEFWNEVDIISPVAYRGGEVKNWHEEMAEFLRSIDPWKHLITTSFSRPEGKPEIDLLAGIDYVQTHRYGNGDPESALVRLIQRKEAYGKPHYVGEFGLDVSGRDAVVDPQGLAIHDAIWSSLLSGAAGGAMSWWWDNHIHPHDLYFHFRALAGFIEGIDFPGEEFRRIEDARFTCGDLKGGIRLRYFGIRGRNTTLIWVQNKPSGGIQREGAPEPIPAHSPCEMALTGWQNGTYKIILWDTFEGKAIEEKIESVHDKVLRVRLPEITRDIAVKAMRQNACLF
- a CDS encoding ATP-binding cassette domain-containing protein; this encodes MLDTLVVKELRKYFMRGRRPLKAVDGVSVTIKEGETLGLVGESGSGKSTLARAVLRLIEPDAGEIIFDGEDIRRLDGEALRAKRRHMQIIFQDPLASLNPQMTIGQAIEDPLIIHNVGTTKERKERVMELLDIVGIGREFINSFPHEFSGGQQQRVGIARALALNPKLIVCDEPVSALDVSIQAQIISLLEDLKERFRISYLFISHDLAVIKYISDMVAVMYLGKLIEVGPKDEIYGNPVHPYTRALLAAVPRIPRDGRPARRFASLQGEIPSPIDLPKGCRFKARCSFAVPACDEAEPEFKEVSPEHRVACHLV
- a CDS encoding ABC transporter ATP-binding protein, translating into MAELLKVRDLKTYFYRSDGVVKAVDGISYTLKYGQTLGLVGESGSGKSVSVLSLLGLLRSNGRIEGGEAIFDGRDLLKLNRAELREIRGKEIGMVFQDPMTSLNPTLTIGRQLIEPLIWHRVASSEEARARALELLQRVGIPEYRGRFFDYPFQFSGGMRQRVMIAMALACKPKLLIADEPTTALDVTVRAQILNLIQDMKEELNMSVIIITHDFGIATNFCDSIAVMYAGRIVEMAPTEEFIMRPFHPYSIGLMRSTLDIDVEDSRLEPIPGNPPNLKNPPFGCRFHPRCKRAVDICRDSMPELKEVADSHYVACHFAEGDGAYA